In the Ctenopharyngodon idella isolate HZGC_01 chromosome 4, HZGC01, whole genome shotgun sequence genome, one interval contains:
- the LOC127510634 gene encoding gastrula zinc finger protein XlCGF57.1-like: MAFIKEESEDMKIKEVFRVTQEDTEEQTKIVFIKEESEEMKIEETFSVKQEDTEEQTDLMVLKEESEELNGMEEKHQDLITEEKSFSCSQTKKTSTQKRVQKPASTRFTCQECGKSFTQHANLKIHMRVHTGEKPFTCQECGKSFTQHANLEMHMRVHTGEKPFTCQECGKSFTQHANLEMHMRVHTGEKPFTCQQCGKSFAGKGNLKKHMRIHTGGSPFTCQQCGKSFTLSQSLKVHMRIHTGENCFTCQQCGKSYIQDHSLQVHMRVHTGEKPFTCQQCGKSFNQKNSLKSHMRVHTEEKPFTCQQCGKSFTGKGNLKVHMRIHTGESPFTCQQCGKSYTQSQNLKVHMRVHTEEKPYTCPHCGKSFSHKSTIIAHVRIHTGEKPYSCDRCGKSFRRQVNLICHMRVHSRRNNFVCHQCGMSFTDGNHLANHVTTHTGEKLLTNHRFDKSFTNHTDLKRHLKTHSRKKLRRSSV, encoded by the exons atggcgtttattaaagaggagagtgaagacatgaagatAAAAGAAGTATTCAGAGTGACTcaagaagatactgaggaacaaacaaagattgtgtttattaaagaggagagtgaagaaatgaagattgaagaaacattcagtgtgaaacaagaagatactgaggaacaaacag ACCTGATGGTGctgaaagaggagagtgaagaactGAATGGAATGGAAGAGAAGCATCAGGATTTAATAACTGaagaaaaatcttttagttGCTCACAGACTAAAAAGACTTCCACACAAAAAAGAGTTCAGAAACCAGCATCTACACGTTTCACCTGCcaagagtgtggaaagagtttcactcagCATGCAAACCTTAAAAtacacatgagagttcacaccgGGGAGAAGCCTTTTACCTGCcaagagtgtggaaagagttttactcAGCATGCAAACCTTGAAAtgcacatgagagttcacacagGGGAGAAGCCTTTTACCTGCcaagagtgtggaaagagttttactcAGCATGCAAACCTTGAAAtgcacatgagagttcacacagGGGAGAAGCCTtttacctgccaacagtgtggaaaaagtttcgcTGGAAAAGGAAACCTAAAaaaacacatgagaattcacactggagggAGCCCTTTCACCTGTCAACAGTGTGGGAAAAGTTTTACTCTAAGTCAAAGCCTTAAagttcacatgagaattcacactggagaaaattgtttcacctgccaacagtgtggaaaaagttatATTCAAGATCATAGCCTTCAagttcacatgagagttcacactggagaaaagcctttcacctgccaacagtgtggaaaaagtttcaatcAAAAAAACAGCCTTAAAagccacatgagagttcacactgagGAGAAGCCTtttacctgccaacagtgtggaaaaagtttcactggaaaaggaaaccttaaagtccacatgagaattcacactggagagagccctttcacctgccaacagtgtgggaAAAGTTATACTCAAAGTCaaaaccttaaagtccacatgcgAGTTCACACTGaagagaagccttacacatgccctcactgtggaaagagtttttcacatAAATCAACAATTATAGCCCACGttagaattcacactggagaaaagccgtACTCATGTGATcggtgtggaaagagtttcagacgTCAAGTAAACCTTATTTGCCATATGAGGGTTCACTCAAGACGGAACAATTTTGTATGTCATCAGTGCGGAATGAGTTTCACGGACGGGAATCATCTTGCAAATCATGTAACaactcacactggagagaagcttTTAACGAATCATC